The genomic segment CGGGAGCTGGGGCTGCTGCGGGCGATCGGGATGAAGCGCCGGCAGGTGATGAGCATGATCACCGTCGAGTCGGTGACGATCTCGGTGTTCGGCGCGGTGCTCGGCCTCGTCGTCGGCGCCGGGTTGGGCGCGGCGGTGGTCCGGGCGCTGCACGACCAGGGGATCACCCAGCTCAGCTTCTCCTGGGGCTGATGGTCGCGTACCTGATCCTCGCGGCCGTGATCGGTGTGCTGGCGGCGATCCTGCCGTCGATTCGCGCCGCCCGGCTCAACGTGCTCAACGCGATCGCGTACGAGTAGGCGCTGGTGGCGGCGGGCGGGCCAGGATGGCCGGCCCGCCGTCGACCTCGCTCCGCGACGCCGATACCCCGAACCGGCCGAAACGGCCCGGTCGGCCGGCCACGGCACCGGCACGGCAGCACCGGATGTCGGAGCCGGTTGCTACGGTCGCACGGTGAGCGAAAGCAGCCGGCGCCGGCTGGGCGTCATGTACGACCGGGACCGTGCCCCGGAGGGCCTGCCCGCCTTCGCCCGCGCGCTGGACGAGCTGCCCGTCGACGACCTGTGGGTGGTCGAGGACCTGAGCTGGGCCGGTGGCGTGACCTCGGCGGCGATCGCGTTGGGCGCCAGCGAGCGGCTGCGGGTGGGCCTGGGCATCGCACCGGCACCGCTGCGCAACCCGGTGTTGCTCGCGATGGAGCTGGCCACCCTCGCCCGCGTCCACCCAGGGCGGCTGATCGCCGGCATCGGCCACGGCGTACCGGGCTGGATGGACCAGGTCGGCGCCGGCACCCCGCACAAGCTGGCGCTGCTGGGCGAGACCATCACCGCGGTGCAGACGCTGCTGCGCGGCGAGACGCTCACCCTGCGCGGCGAGGTGATCCATGTCGACGGGGTGACGCTGGTGCACCCGCCGTCCGTCGTGCCGCCGGTCGTCGCCGGCGTCGTCGGGCCACGCTCGCTGGCGCTCGCCGGCCGGGTCGCCGACGGCACGATCCTGCCGGAGGGCATCGGCCCGGCCGGGGTCACCGCCGCGCTGGCGCGGATCGATGCGACGGCACCGCACGAGCTGACCGTCTTCACCTACCTGTCGCTGGACACCGACGCGCCCGCCTTCACCGAGATGGTGACCGACCAGGCGCGGTGGCTCGGCGTAGCGCCCGACGCGATGCACTCGGCGGCCGGCGACCCGGCCACGGCCGCCGACCGGGTCCGGCAGCTCTGGGATGCCGGCGCCGGGACCGTCGCGGTCCGGCCGTTCACCGCCGATCCGATCGCCGAGGTACGCGCCCTGCTCGCCGCCCTCGGCCGCTGACGCTGCTGGCGCCGCTCGGTCGGCGACCCCGCTCGCGGCCCCATCGAGAGCACCTGGTCGAGCGTGACCGCCTCTTACCGCTGGCCGCCGAGCCGCACGCTCCACCCGCCCGTGCCGGGTCGCCGAGGCGACCACCTCCCCCGCCGCGCACACCCGCGCCACCTGCCCAGGCCGTACGTCGGGCCGGCGCGCGGGACGGTTCTGCACGCCGGCTCAGAGGGCCGATCCGCCGGTGGCATCGAGGACCTGCCCGGTCACCCAGCGCGCGTCGTCGCCGACCACGAACGCGACCACGTCGGCGATGTCGCCGGGCTGACCGACCCGGCCGAACGCGGAGAAGTCCGCCGCCCACCGGGCGCGCTCGGGGTCGGCCAACCAGGGGTTGACGTCGGTCTCGACGATGCCGGGCGACACCGCGTTCACGGTGATCGCGCGCGGGCCGAGCTGCTTGGCCAGGTTACGGCTGAACGCTTCCACCGCACCCTTCGTCGCCGCGTACCCGATGATGTCGGGCAGCGCGATCCGGGTGACACCCGACGAGATGTTGACGATCCGGCCGCCGTCCCGCAGCCGCGGCAACGCCTGCTGGACCAGGAACATCGGCGCCTTCACGTTGACCGCGAACAGCGCGTCGAAGCCCGCCGGGGTCAGTCCGGCGAGATCGTCGCTGGTGCCGATGGCCGCGTTGTTGACGAGGATGTCCAGGCCACCACGCCGGTCGTACTCGGTGATCCCGGTGTCGAAGGCCGCGAGCAGCGTGTCGACGTCACCAGGTACGCCCAGTTCGGCGCGGACGCCGAACGCGGCGCCGCCGCGCTCCCGGATCCCGGCCACCACCTCGTCGGCGGCACCCGCGCTGCGGTGATAGTGCACGGCCACGATCGCGCCGTCGGCCGCGAGGCGCTCCGCGATGGCCCGCCCGATGCCCCGGCTCGCCCCGGTAACCAGCGCGGTCTTGCCCGTCAGCATGCTCATGTCGCATCCGTTCCAATTCTGTAGCGATCACTATGGCGACTGCACCGTAGCAGATTATTTAGCGATCGCTATAGACTGCCGGCATGGCCACCACGAAGGGGCGTCCGCGCAGCTTCGATCGCAGCGCGGCACTCGCCGCCGCCCAGCGACTGTTCTGGGAGCACGGGTACGAGGCGACCTCGATCGCCGCGCTGACCACGGCGATGGGCATCAGGCCGCCCAGCCTGTACGCGGCCTTCGGCGACAAGCGCGGGCTGTTCGAGGAGGTCGTCGAGACCTACGGGGCGAACGAGGGCGCGGTGCTGCAGCGCGCGCTGGATTCGGCTGAGCAGGTGCGCCCGGCGTTCCGGTCGATGCTGCACGCTCTGGCCGATGCCTACACGGCCCCCGGCCAACCCCGCGGCTGCCTCGTCATCACCGCCGCGA from the Actinocatenispora thailandica genome contains:
- a CDS encoding LLM class flavin-dependent oxidoreductase, with the protein product MSESSRRRLGVMYDRDRAPEGLPAFARALDELPVDDLWVVEDLSWAGGVTSAAIALGASERLRVGLGIAPAPLRNPVLLAMELATLARVHPGRLIAGIGHGVPGWMDQVGAGTPHKLALLGETITAVQTLLRGETLTLRGEVIHVDGVTLVHPPSVVPPVVAGVVGPRSLALAGRVADGTILPEGIGPAGVTAALARIDATAPHELTVFTYLSLDTDAPAFTEMVTDQARWLGVAPDAMHSAAGDPATAADRVRQLWDAGAGTVAVRPFTADPIAEVRALLAALGR
- a CDS encoding SDR family oxidoreductase, whose product is MSMLTGKTALVTGASRGIGRAIAERLAADGAIVAVHYHRSAGAADEVVAGIRERGGAAFGVRAELGVPGDVDTLLAAFDTGITEYDRRGGLDILVNNAAIGTSDDLAGLTPAGFDALFAVNVKAPMFLVQQALPRLRDGGRIVNISSGVTRIALPDIIGYAATKGAVEAFSRNLAKQLGPRAITVNAVSPGIVETDVNPWLADPERARWAADFSAFGRVGQPGDIADVVAFVVGDDARWVTGQVLDATGGSAL
- a CDS encoding TetR/AcrR family transcriptional regulator, producing MATTKGRPRSFDRSAALAAAQRLFWEHGYEATSIAALTTAMGIRPPSLYAAFGDKRGLFEEVVETYGANEGAVLQRALDSAEQVRPAFRSMLHALADAYTAPGQPRGCLVITAANSCGPDNPEVAESLRRRRSANLDVFTGRFAAAMRRGELPADTDPAALAGFFAAVVEGMSQRARDRASTAELHAIADLALAALPAEPTR